One part of the Salmo salar chromosome ssa10, Ssal_v3.1, whole genome shotgun sequence genome encodes these proteins:
- the LOC123724412 gene encoding uncharacterized protein, with translation MEGVRRRVKVRGGVHRGGEGGRGRGRGRARGRGRPEAGGERAQRRRGPNLSNDIRATPVDHVVNHGLTLREAGLRVQPNLSRYTVASVIRTFRQENMYYSLHRIEGREQQGGRGPIFTQEQEREIINMVLANNAIRLRELQANIIGDHAIFNNVHQVSQSTLARIPKRHQVQMKQLYRVPFERNSERVKRLRHEYVEGVLQMDAEEILHEFIYIDEAGFNLTKARRRGRNIIGHRAIINVPGQRGGNITLCAAISQHGVLLRHANMGPYNTPHILAFLDQLHHIVTAGNEMHQMQYTVIWDNVSFHHSALVQNWFQHHPQLTVLYLPPYSPFLNPIE, from the exons atggaaggagtcagaagaagagtgaaggtgagaggaggagtacacagaggaggagaaggaggtagaggaagaggcagaggccgagccagaggtcgaggaagacctgaagcaggaggagaacgtgcacaaagaagaagaggaccaaactTATCAAATGACATTCGTGCAACACCAGTGGACCATGTTGTGAACCACGGATTGAcgctgagggaggctggactgagagttcaGCCAAATCTTAGCAGATATACAGTGGCATCTGTCATAAGGACTTTTCGACAGGaaaacatgtattattctctacataggattgagggtcgggaacaacaaggaggaagggggcccatattcacgcaagaacaagagagagagataataaacatggttttggccaataatgctatcaggctcagagaactacaagccaacattatcGGTGACCATGCCATTTTCAATAATGTCCATCAGGTATCTCAGTCAACACTGGCGCGCATCCCGAAAAGACATCAGGTtcaaatgaaacaactttatcGAGTGCCTTTTGAGCGGAATTCAGAGAGGGTCAAACGGCTGCGCCATGAGTATGTGGAG GGAGTTTTGCAGATGGATGCTGAGGAAATCCTGCATGAATTCATATATATTGATGAGGCAGGGTTCAACCTCACAAAAGCAAGAAGGAGAGGCAGAAATATCATTGGCCACAGGGCTATAATCAATGTCCCAGGGCAACGTGGGGGTAACATCACCCTTTGCGCTGCCATTTCACAGCATGGGGTTCTCCTCCGTCATGCCAACATGGGcccttacaacacacctcacattcTCGCATTTTTGGACCAATTGCACCACATCGTCACAGCAGGTAATGAAATGCACCAGATGCAATACACTGTCATCTGGGACAATGTGTCATTCCACCACTCTGCTTTGGTCCAGAACTGGTTTCAACAccatccacagttgacagtactatACCTTCCACCATACTCTCCGTTTCTAAACCCCATCGAATAG